A stretch of Toxoplasma gondii ME49 chromosome V, whole genome shotgun sequence DNA encodes these proteins:
- a CDS encoding peptidyl-prolyl cis-trans isomerase, FKBP-type domain-containing protein (encoded by transcript TGME49_285850), translated as MALWGPVISLSSSSAAVSFNAEQGRLCFTGALLVPLHVKDGKDAVEPPPRVLLSVRTLRRQVASPLMVLDGRRMQARCKLLFEEDAEFSAKLLSPGHTDKWGVQLLGDSAPHPCDCCDLSEDESEEEEEEEEEEVTRLEGKKRKRSAVEEVEAGEVPTLIPATSVHQTAAKQRQEQRAKEEATPAGKARKTDQGNPRFLVPTLSDPIASLPSLADQLSSSPREEETPVSKQKKLAGKTPESGSANKNAREQRVAASSSSGVPSQERHKEQPNKSSKDANASGVKDRKTQKRDEKQGAAQRSPAVEGSAQLSVGSRVSLPSGVSYEVVCLPSGGSKGKKETASPGDRVSIQYKGLLAKNLRRFDSGRIKFVLGRGEVIKGMELGVKGMQLGEARRLLIPSALGYGRRGAPPAIPPNSDLIFECRLMSLG; from the exons ATGGCGTTGTGGG GTCCTGTgatctctctttcctcctcgtccgccgctgtctccttcaatGCGGAGCAAGGACGTCTGTGCTTCACTGGGGCTTTGCTAGTTCCTCTTCATGTGAAGGACGGAAAAGACGCGGTCGAGCCTCCGCCACGCGTTCTCttgagtgtacgtacactccgTCGGCAGGTCGCCTCGCCTCTTATGGTTCTCGACGGgcgtcgcatgcaggcgaGGTGCAAATTGTTGTTCGAG GAAGATGCAGAGTTCTCGGCAAAGCTGTTGTCTCCTGGACACACAGACAAGTGGGGTGTCCAGCTCCTAGGAGACTCGGCTCCTCATCCATGCGACTGCTGTGACCTCAGTGAAGACgagtctgaagaagaagaagaagaagaagaagaagaagtgacaAGGCtcgaagggaagaagagaaagaggagtgCTGTGGAGGAGGTTGAAGCCGGCGAGGTACCTACGCTGATTCCGGCGACTTCTGTGCACCAGACGgcagcgaaacagagacaagagcagagagcgaaggaagaggcaaCTCCGGcagggaaagcgaggaagacagaccAAGGAAACCCACGGTTTCTCGTCCCAACGCTGTCAGATCCCAttgcctctctgccttctctcgccgaccaactttcgtcttcgccgcgagaagaagagacacctgtctcgaagcagaagaagctcgcGGGCAAGACGCCGGAGTCTGGAAGCGCGAACAAGAACGCGCGAGAGCAGCGGGTCGCAGCCAGCAGTTCCTCTGGAGTTCCCtcacaagagagacacaaagagcAGCCGAACAAGAGTTCGAAGGACGCGAACGCATCGGGTGTGAAAGACCGGAAGACCCAGaaacgagacgaaaaacaggGTGCAGCGCAAAGGAGCCCTGCGGTAGAGGGGTCCGCCCAACTGAGCGTAGGAAgccgtgtgtctctgccttctggaGTCTCCTATGAGGTTGTGTGTCTTCCCTCGGGCGGTtcaaaggggaagaaagagacggcgagTCCTGGGGACCGTGTGTCGATCCAGTACAAAGGACTGCTGGCAAAGAATCTCCGACGCTTCGATAGTGGGAGAATCAAGTTCGTTCTCGGAAGAGGCGAAGTCATCAAAGGCATGGAGCTCGGCGTCAAGGGCATGCAGTTGGGAGAGGCGCGCAGACTCCTCATCCCCAGCGCTCTAGGGTATGGCAGACGCGGAGCGCCTCCCGCAATCCCGCCCAACAGTGACCTCATCTTCGAGTGTCGACTGATGAGTCTCGGGTGA
- the SRS20A gene encoding SAG-related sequence SRS20A (encoded by transcript TGME49_285870~Gene product name based on ToxoDB Community Expert Annotation.~Signal peptide predicted by SignalP 2.0 HMM (probability 0.970) with cleavage site probability 0.470 at residue 36~Predicted trans-membrane domain (TMHMM2.0):12-35) encodes MVSCKRLAASRRQCLFFNACLFCLFICTVQIRAIAGADPEKCDQDGSLLNLRVTGNSSVEFKCGGAVPNLHPNPGKTPPIVCENSSCTNEVPLNIPNATLVKDSSGKATFTVSDASVGATTVYLKCSSLANTAARVGAGQPGQEAEKEKTCIVQTSVWGPPIKGSKEYPTPDACKNGTLSLEVNSSKKSVTFACGDNETLSPELFDMVFSTKECTTSSTLAEHLSGASLVQHARTNAADDKKPAYTFSVTSLPTEEKTLCYQCTKKNAQMKGEAQNTCKVLIKVAKQETDTGSTTVAPPNESRAEHGQWNTALMISLITIPVVLMKML; translated from the exons ATGGTGTCTTGCAAGAGGCTAGCGGCGTCGCGTCGCCAATGCCTGTTCTTTAATGCgtgccttttctgtctttttaTCTGCACAGTTCAAATTCGAGCCATTGCAGGTGCGGATCCAGAAAAGTGTGACCAGGATGGTTCTCTTCTGAACCTGAGAGTTACGGGCAACTCTTCCGTTGAATTCAAGTGCGGCGGTGCAGTGCCAAACCTTCATCCGAATCCCGGTAAAACGCCTCCGATTGTTTGCGAAAACTCGAGTTGTACAAATGAAGTCCCGTTAAACATTCCTAACGCTACGTTGGTGAAGGATTCAAGTGGGAAAGCAACATTTACTGTCTCGGATGCCTCGGTCGGTGCTACTACAGTTTATTTGAAGTGCTCTTCACTTGCAAATACCGCTGCACGCGTTGGCGCTGGTCAACCTGGTcaggaagccgagaaagaaaaaacatgcATAGTTCAGACTTCAGTTTGGGGACCTCCCATCAAAGGATCCAAGGAGTATCCAACACCGG ATGCCTGCAAGAATGGAACGCTGAGCCTTGAAGTAAACTCATCGAAAAAATCAGTGACATTTGCCTGCGGCGACAACGAAACGCTTTCTCCAGAACTTTTTGACATGGTCTTCTCCACAAAAGAATGCACCACCTCGTCGACGCTGGCAGAGCATCTTTCCGGTGCTTCCCTGGTGCAGCACGCCAGAACCAACGCAGCGGATGATAAGAAACCAGCGTACACGTTCAGCGTCACAAGTTTaccgacagaggagaaaactcTGTGTTATCAGTGtacaaagaaaaacgcacagaTGAAAGGGGAAGCTCAAAACACGTGTAAAGTTCTTATTAAGGTCGCGAAGCAGGAAACCGATACCGGCTCCACGACAGTTGCCCCGCCTAACGAATCACGAGCGGAGCATGGACAGTGGAACACGGCACTGATGATCTC
- the SRS20C gene encoding SAG-related sequence SRS20C (encoded by transcript TGME49_285860~Gene product name based on ToxoDB Community Expert Annotation.~Signal peptide predicted by SignalP 2.0 HMM (probability 0.993) with cleavage site probability 0.343 at residue 35): MAPKGRVAVPGRQYTPLEASFSLIFLCTLLPPVVAQAAAQQCTASTSVLSLTATATGKPVQFTCGENVTHLYPQQSQGGPYTACANSSCTSIVSEDLPKATLTNGSEKQNTFTLTENPAHASTVYLKCSSIQPTGSPSEAEQRDQVPTEQKCTVQIAVWGPPTRGSTAHPEPSKCGNDGATLNLEVESPNGSVTFACGEGETLAPPLFDQVFTTEECSGESPLATHLSGASLVQHGTAPGETTKSAYTFRVTNLPKNETTFCYKCKAASVRKANGNDGDKCTVFIKVAKEKFDTGSTTAAPPGESGAERGPWNMALMISLVTIPSALMKTL, translated from the exons ATGGCGCCCAAAGGCAGGGTAGCGGTGCCAGGTCGCCAATATACGCCGTTGGAAGCATCTTTTTCCCTTATTTTTCTTTGCACACTCCTCCCTCCGGTTGTTGCACAGGCAGCAGCACAGCAGTGCACGGCAAGTACTTCTGTCCTGAGTCTCACTGCTACCGCCACAGGCAAGCCTGTTCAATTCACATGCGGAGAAAACGTTACTCACCTCTATCCCCAACAGTCTCAAGGAGGCCCGTACACGGCATGTGCCAATTCATCGTGTACAAGTATTGTATCAGAAGACCTTCCCAAGGCTACACTGACCAATGGGAGCGAAAAGCAAAACACATTCACCCTCACGGAAAATCCCGCACATGCAAGCACAGTCTATCTGAAATGTTCCTCAATTCAACCTACCGGAAGTCCCTCTGAAGCGGAGCAAAGAGATCAGGTCCCGACAGAGCAAAAGTGCACAGTTCAAATTGCCGTTTGGGGTCCACCAACTCGAGGATCTACTGCACACCCAGAACCAA GTAAATGCGGAAACGACGGAGCAACGCTGAACCTTGAAGTTGAGTCACCGAATGGATCAGTAACCTTTGCTTgcggcgagggagaaacacTTGCTCCACCGCTTTTCGACCAGGTGTTCACAACAGAAGAGTGCAGTGGGGAGTCTCCCTTGGCAACGCATCTTTCTGGTGCATCCCTCGTGCAGCACGGCACCGCTCCAGGGGAGACAACAAAATCAGCCTACACATTCAGAGTCACCAATTTACCCAAGAACGAGACGACGTTCTGTTACAAGTGCAAGGCAGCTTCCGTTAGGAAAGCAAACGGAAACGATGGAGATAAATGTACAGTCTTTATCAAGGTCGCGAAGGAAAAATTCGATACCGGATCCACGACAGCTGCCCCACCTGGAGAATCAGGAGCTGAGCGTGGGCCGTGGAACATGGCGCTGATGATCTCTCTTGTCACCATCCCTTCCGCGCTGATGAAAACGCTTTGA
- a CDS encoding hypothetical protein (encoded by transcript TGME49_285865) encodes MYLQTRHLPEEHKPFSWLLLPGLRPRHKTYKKTPKHRPWGGGIVDLKHFTLIIQLQRSFHIFFTLRA; translated from the exons ATGTACCTGCAAACACGACACCTCCCAG AGGAACATAAACCTTTTAGCTGGCTACTCCTGCCGGGACTGCGTCCTCGCCACAAGACGTACAAGAAGACGCCAAAGCACCGTCCATGGGGAGGCGGGATAGTTGATTTGAAGCACTTCACCCTGATAATACAACTCCAAAGATCCTTCCACATATTTTTCACACTGCGTGCATAA